In the Desulforhopalus sp. genome, one interval contains:
- a CDS encoding diguanylate cyclase, translated as MEKKTEEDSPTILVVDDNPVITKILEELLLRAGYRVVVVTGGEEALRSLDAHKVDLILLDVDIPGTSGYTVCRTIKQNPSTAYIPVIFVTSRGEREDIVSGFEAGGQDYIIKPFTRAELLARVQTHMTLRKVQKELQASVIRYRNLSILDDLTGFYNTRYLYQTLQVQLEKKQNLPLSVVFIDIDSFKNVVDTHGHLNGSSTIAELAEVIMPLLPEGCYGVAYGGDEFVLVLPRHGRSEGGRLAEQIRVAIEQEKFLTFCDLNVHITISSGIATYPDDAQTLDDLLADADHALFEAKRLGKNKVVSFSEMVKMEPA; from the coding sequence ATGGAAAAAAAAACGGAAGAAGATTCCCCGACCATTCTGGTGGTCGATGACAACCCGGTCATAACCAAGATTCTTGAAGAGCTGTTGCTCCGTGCCGGCTATCGGGTGGTAGTTGTCACTGGAGGCGAGGAGGCCTTGCGGAGTCTGGATGCCCACAAGGTAGATCTCATTCTCCTTGATGTCGATATACCCGGCACATCGGGCTATACGGTTTGTAGAACTATTAAACAGAACCCCAGCACTGCCTATATTCCAGTAATCTTCGTAACTTCCCGAGGTGAGCGGGAGGATATCGTAAGCGGTTTTGAGGCGGGCGGTCAGGACTATATCATCAAACCGTTCACCCGTGCCGAACTGCTTGCCCGGGTGCAAACCCATATGACCCTGCGCAAGGTTCAGAAAGAACTCCAGGCAAGCGTTATCCGCTACCGCAACTTGTCCATCCTCGACGATCTCACCGGTTTTTACAATACCCGCTATCTGTATCAAACCCTGCAGGTCCAGCTGGAAAAGAAACAGAATCTTCCGCTTTCGGTGGTTTTTATCGATATTGACAGTTTTAAGAATGTTGTCGATACCCACGGCCACCTCAACGGCAGCAGCACCATCGCCGAACTGGCGGAGGTCATTATGCCGCTTTTGCCCGAGGGCTGTTATGGGGTGGCGTATGGCGGTGATGAGTTCGTTCTGGTTTTACCCAGGCATGGTCGTAGCGAAGGCGGCAGACTAGCCGAGCAGATCCGCGTGGCAATTGAACAGGAGAAGTTTTTGACGTTTTGCGATCTCAATGTGCATATCACCATCAGCAGCGGTATCGCCACCTATCCAGACGATGCTCAAACCCTCGACGACCTGCTGGCTGATGCCGATCATGCCCTATTTGAAGCGAAACGCTTAGGGAAAAACAAGGTGGTGAGTTTTTCCGAGATGGTGAAAATGGAACCAGCTTGA
- a CDS encoding DMT family protein, which yields MNRLAITVFLLCCSNIFMTFAWYGHLRNHAHKPWIIAALISWGIALFEYLLQVPANRVGHEIMPVGQLKILQEVITLFVFVPFSVFYLKEKLSMDYLWAGCCLLGAVFFLFRSKLFPA from the coding sequence ATGAATAGATTGGCAATCACCGTATTTTTGTTGTGCTGCAGCAATATCTTCATGACCTTTGCCTGGTATGGGCATCTCCGTAACCACGCGCATAAGCCGTGGATCATCGCGGCATTGATCAGCTGGGGGATTGCCCTGTTCGAGTATCTGTTACAGGTGCCCGCCAATCGAGTGGGACATGAGATTATGCCGGTGGGACAGTTGAAGATCCTCCAGGAGGTTATCACCCTCTTCGTGTTTGTACCTTTTTCGGTCTTTTACCTAAAAGAAAAACTATCCATGGATTATCTATGGGCCGGTTGCTGTCTGCTCGGTGCGGTTTTTTTCCTGTTTCGCAGCAAACTGTTTCCCGCCTAA
- a CDS encoding cyclic nucleotide-binding domain-containing protein, whose translation MNSFLAKIAQLDSIRDVILLSLHGELLFGSQAQSSPLAEQEIALWRAIINDLDNPLSVDFVFDKGRYYLHATDLGFVIVGMHHGKGIKKIRTACANMQEKLADPKVRKKVLLKMLDDSDEKVKPHIVNALVPLADEEVGKILLPYLQKGGQFQPRVWEKLLLSLCKVLGQCAFYEALPPLKKVVRTYSVITNGAGGVIGTAAKRAVEQLESARVEARKAAENTLGMRLPQLGEKAMRPEADVLPPGEVGATEQQVVELLGQGQKGQAVALVLQLVVSNARAKRFQKAEQLRDWLMQIDPMALVEGIRAAEIIEQEKTAAIDAAYLVTWKELLDILSPEEFSALYHSMTRKIYTMGEMVAKQGEFLTTLFFVNSGSVQIYAISQGREVPLQTVGPGEVIGGEILLDVSAWTVNAVSKVADLSLLSLASLGRQKESFPALYSKIQDFCSRFSSPNVLFRKTNKTRRKHPDRKKISGRISIDLLDKRGKETGMAIKGDLLDLSKGGVAISLRFSKKKNALAFFGKAIRLSIGADASAAPFVCRGKVMAVRCHDFIGNDYSLHVAFAKELSNTEILLVSGKQR comes from the coding sequence ATGAACAGCTTTTTAGCAAAAATAGCGCAACTTGATTCAATACGGGATGTCATTCTCCTCTCCCTTCATGGTGAACTGCTTTTTGGCAGTCAGGCCCAGTCTTCGCCCTTGGCTGAACAGGAGATTGCCCTGTGGCGGGCAATTATCAACGATCTGGACAATCCGCTATCGGTGGACTTCGTTTTCGACAAAGGCCGGTATTATCTGCATGCAACCGATCTTGGTTTTGTCATCGTCGGCATGCATCACGGCAAAGGTATAAAAAAGATCCGCACCGCCTGTGCGAATATGCAGGAAAAACTCGCCGATCCGAAAGTCAGAAAGAAAGTGTTGCTGAAGATGCTCGACGACAGTGACGAGAAAGTGAAGCCGCATATTGTTAACGCCCTTGTCCCCCTCGCCGATGAGGAAGTCGGTAAGATCCTTCTGCCGTATCTTCAAAAAGGTGGACAGTTCCAGCCGAGAGTATGGGAGAAATTGCTGCTTTCGCTCTGCAAGGTGCTTGGTCAGTGCGCATTCTACGAAGCCTTGCCGCCATTAAAGAAGGTGGTCCGGACCTATTCCGTCATTACTAACGGCGCTGGTGGGGTAATTGGAACCGCTGCCAAGCGGGCGGTGGAGCAGTTGGAGTCGGCCCGGGTGGAGGCAAGGAAAGCGGCGGAAAACACCTTGGGGATGCGTTTGCCGCAACTTGGCGAAAAAGCAATGAGGCCCGAGGCCGATGTATTGCCGCCGGGCGAGGTAGGGGCGACGGAGCAGCAGGTGGTGGAACTATTGGGGCAAGGACAAAAAGGGCAGGCGGTTGCCCTGGTTCTCCAGCTTGTCGTCAGCAACGCTAGGGCGAAACGGTTTCAAAAAGCGGAGCAGCTTCGTGATTGGCTTATGCAGATTGATCCCATGGCCCTGGTCGAAGGCATTCGCGCTGCCGAGATCATTGAACAGGAAAAAACTGCAGCCATTGATGCCGCATATTTAGTGACCTGGAAAGAACTCCTGGACATCCTGTCGCCGGAAGAATTTTCCGCCCTGTACCATTCAATGACCCGGAAAATCTATACCATGGGTGAGATGGTCGCAAAACAGGGCGAGTTTCTAACCACCTTGTTTTTCGTCAACAGCGGCAGCGTCCAGATCTATGCCATCAGTCAAGGGAGGGAGGTGCCCTTGCAAACTGTCGGGCCGGGGGAGGTCATAGGTGGGGAAATCCTCCTGGATGTCTCTGCCTGGACGGTCAATGCAGTCAGTAAGGTGGCCGATCTGTCACTCCTGAGCCTTGCCAGTCTTGGGCGACAGAAGGAGAGTTTCCCGGCCCTGTATTCGAAAATCCAGGACTTCTGCAGCAGATTTTCCTCCCCCAATGTCCTCTTCAGAAAAACCAACAAGACCCGCAGGAAGCATCCGGACCGGAAAAAGATATCCGGCAGGATAAGCATCGACCTGCTCGATAAACGGGGAAAAGAAACCGGAATGGCAATAAAGGGGGATCTCCTTGATCTCTCCAAAGGAGGGGTTGCCATCAGTTTACGTTTTTCTAAAAAGAAAAACGCCCTGGCCTTTTTTGGCAAGGCGATCAGACTGAGCATTGGTGCCGATGCCTCGGCTGCGCCTTTTGTTTGCAGGGGAAAGGTCATGGCGGTACGGTGCCATGACTTTATCGGCAACGACTATTCGCTGCATGTGGCTTTTGCAAAAGAACTGAGCAATACGGAGATCCTATTGGTCAGCGGCAAGCAGCGATAA